The Gemmatimonadota bacterium genome has a segment encoding these proteins:
- the acnA gene encoding aconitate hydratase AcnA, which produces MSHPDPFQSRTTLTVGGKTAVVHSLPAFAKQAGINLDRLPFSIRVLLENALRHVGRGFVTEDHVRALGGWTPAAAGKGEIPFMPARVVLQDFTGVPCVVDLAAMRDAMARMGGDPARINPVVPCDLVIDHSVQVDYYGSAEAFKLNVALEFERNTERYQLLKFAQRAFENFRVVPPGTGIVHQVNLEYLSPCIQLRDQYGELTAYPDTLVGTDSHTTMINGLGVMGWGVGGIEAEAVMLGQPYFMVMPEVIGMKLTGTLPPGCTATDLVLTATQRLRARGVVDKFVEFFGPGLSALPLADRATLANMAPEYGATMGFFPIDAETVRYLERTGRDPETVALVEAYCRAQGMWHTADAGDPDFSDVLELDLGSVVPSVAGPKRPQDLVALTDLRRNFATSLPGLMMPTVPAARRAQAEAALQEWSNEGGATATVTAESTSYDCELDGAQFDLHDGAVVIAAITSCTNTSNPSVMVGAGLLAKKAVAKGLQRRPWVKSSMAPGSRVVTDYLDRAGLSTYLDQLGFQTVGYGCTTCIGNSGPLPEPISKAIEEHSLVAASVLSGNRNFEARVHPLVRANYLMSPMLVVAFALLGRVNADLDREPLGIADDGTPVFLRDIWPTPQEISETLATALGPDLFRQQYGAVFAGDAQWQALDVPGGSRFAWAPGSTYVQEPPFFQGLAPEAHELTDITGARVLAVLGDSVTTDHISPAGAIPKNGPAAKYLREHGIEQPDWNTFGARRGSHDVMMRGTFGNVRIKNRLVPEKEGNWTRFLPTDEVMSIYDAAMEYAKVGTPLVLLVGKEYGTGSSRDWAAKGTTLLGVKAVIAESYERIHRSNLVGMGVLPLGFEPGQSATSLGLTGTEVISITGVGALTPGGRVTVTATEVATGTVTTFQAVVRLNSPVELEYLQHGGILPRVLRMFAKG; this is translated from the coding sequence ATGAGCCATCCTGATCCGTTCCAGAGCCGCACGACCCTGACCGTCGGCGGGAAGACGGCCGTGGTCCACTCCCTCCCCGCCTTCGCCAAGCAGGCCGGGATCAACCTGGATCGCCTCCCCTTCTCGATCCGTGTGCTGCTCGAGAACGCCTTGCGACACGTGGGCCGCGGCTTCGTGACGGAGGACCATGTGCGCGCCCTCGGCGGCTGGACGCCCGCCGCCGCCGGCAAGGGCGAGATCCCCTTCATGCCCGCCCGCGTGGTGCTGCAGGACTTCACCGGCGTGCCGTGTGTGGTCGATCTCGCCGCGATGCGCGATGCCATGGCCCGGATGGGTGGTGACCCGGCACGGATCAACCCCGTCGTCCCCTGCGACCTCGTGATCGACCACTCGGTGCAGGTGGACTACTACGGCAGCGCCGAGGCGTTCAAGCTGAACGTGGCGCTCGAATTCGAGCGGAACACCGAGCGGTATCAGCTGCTGAAGTTTGCGCAGCGCGCCTTCGAGAACTTCCGCGTCGTCCCGCCGGGCACCGGCATCGTGCACCAGGTGAACCTCGAGTACCTCTCGCCCTGCATCCAGCTCCGCGACCAGTACGGCGAGCTGACCGCCTACCCCGACACGCTCGTCGGCACCGACTCGCACACCACGATGATCAACGGCCTGGGCGTCATGGGCTGGGGCGTCGGTGGCATCGAGGCGGAAGCGGTGATGCTCGGCCAGCCGTACTTCATGGTGATGCCGGAAGTGATCGGCATGAAGCTCACCGGCACGTTGCCGCCGGGCTGCACCGCCACCGACCTGGTCCTCACCGCGACGCAGCGCCTCCGCGCACGCGGCGTGGTCGACAAGTTCGTCGAATTCTTCGGACCGGGCCTCTCGGCCTTGCCGCTCGCCGATCGCGCGACGCTGGCCAACATGGCGCCGGAGTACGGTGCGACGATGGGCTTCTTCCCGATCGACGCCGAAACCGTCCGCTACCTCGAGCGCACCGGTCGCGACCCGGAGACGGTGGCGCTCGTCGAGGCCTACTGTCGTGCGCAGGGGATGTGGCACACCGCCGACGCCGGCGACCCGGACTTCTCCGACGTGCTCGAGCTCGACCTGGGCAGCGTCGTGCCGAGTGTCGCGGGACCGAAGCGGCCACAGGACCTGGTCGCGCTGACCGACCTCCGCCGGAACTTCGCGACGTCGCTCCCTGGCCTGATGATGCCGACGGTGCCGGCCGCGCGGCGGGCGCAGGCCGAGGCGGCGCTGCAGGAATGGAGCAACGAGGGCGGCGCGACAGCGACGGTGACCGCCGAGTCGACCAGCTACGACTGCGAACTCGACGGCGCGCAGTTCGACCTGCACGATGGCGCCGTGGTGATCGCCGCGATCACCTCGTGTACCAACACCTCCAATCCGTCGGTCATGGTCGGCGCGGGGCTGCTCGCCAAGAAGGCCGTGGCGAAGGGCTTGCAGCGTCGCCCGTGGGTCAAGTCGTCGATGGCACCCGGCTCGCGCGTGGTGACCGACTACCTCGACCGCGCCGGCCTGTCGACCTACCTCGACCAACTCGGCTTCCAGACCGTCGGTTACGGCTGCACCACCTGCATCGGCAACAGTGGCCCGCTGCCGGAGCCGATCAGCAAGGCAATCGAGGAACACTCGCTGGTCGCCGCCTCGGTACTCTCCGGCAACCGCAATTTCGAGGCACGCGTGCATCCGCTGGTGCGCGCCAATTATCTGATGTCGCCGATGCTGGTGGTGGCGTTCGCGCTGCTCGGCCGCGTCAACGCCGATCTCGACCGGGAACCGCTCGGCATCGCCGACGACGGAACGCCGGTCTTCCTGCGCGACATCTGGCCGACCCCACAGGAGATCAGCGAGACGCTTGCCACCGCCCTCGGCCCGGATCTCTTCCGCCAGCAGTACGGCGCGGTCTTCGCCGGCGACGCGCAGTGGCAGGCGCTCGACGTCCCGGGCGGCTCGCGCTTCGCCTGGGCCCCGGGCTCCACCTACGTGCAGGAGCCGCCGTTCTTCCAGGGGCTCGCCCCCGAGGCGCACGAGCTCACCGACATCACCGGCGCGCGCGTCCTCGCGGTGCTCGGCGACTCGGTCACCACCGACCACATCTCGCCCGCCGGTGCCATCCCGAAGAACGGGCCCGCCGCGAAGTACCTGCGCGAGCATGGCATCGAGCAGCCCGACTGGAACACCTTCGGCGCACGGCGCGGCAGCCACGATGTCATGATGCGCGGCACCTTCGGCAACGTGCGGATCAAGAATCGGCTCGTGCCCGAGAAGGAAGGCAACTGGACGCGCTTTCTGCCGACCGATGAAGTGATGAGCATCTACGACGCGGCGATGGAGTATGCCAAGGTCGGCACGCCGCTCGTGCTGCTGGTCGGCAAGGAATACGGCACCGGCTCGTCGCGCGACTGGGCCGCGAAGGGTACCACGCTGCTCGGCGTGAAGGCGGTCATCGCCGAGAGCTACGAGCGGATCCACCGCTCGAACCTCGTCGGCATGGGCGTGCTGCCCCTCGGCTTCGAGCCGGGGCAGAGTGCGACGTCGCTCGGCCTCACCGGCACCGAGGTGATCAGCATCACCGGGGTCGGCGCGCTGACGCCCGGTGGGCGCGTCACCGTGACCGCGACCGAGGTCGCGACCGGCACGGTCACCACCTTCCAGGCGGTGGTCCGGTTGAACTCGCCGGTGGAGCTGGAGTATCTGCAGCATGGCGGCATCCTGCCGCGCGTGTTGCGGATGTTCGCGAAGGGTTAG
- a CDS encoding glycosyltransferase — protein MLHPRWTITALTIPGREEYLRQLIESLDAVSVPGGARITVVYNKPIRDGQDAIERRVRAWSRRHECEVYFNNGDPTISGGRNFQLNICKTPLLCFVDDDVTVHGDLFPALEQAMRTVPVGIIGARSYVEDSDTLFKPRDQTPHVIAPELRYMNVQGMLAAGYTNLFRDVGGFNHRRRFWGEWTELNLRMWRHGFPTGYVMDGGYLRHWEKAPESPTRNMEGRARHVLWGLICTAMEYDAVDISAATASFWQLVEERYLPYSFGETLTNGELLRATLELLPELSASMPAIMAQRLESASHPFDFKPFHPIDAADVQRVLPSAKKKIVPYREAVWARPSATGRIVAGLWRRLRGGRNTPRG, from the coding sequence ATGCTCCATCCTCGCTGGACCATCACCGCCCTCACGATTCCAGGGCGTGAGGAATACCTCCGGCAGCTGATCGAGTCCCTCGACGCGGTCTCGGTGCCGGGCGGCGCACGCATCACGGTGGTGTATAACAAGCCGATTCGCGATGGGCAGGACGCCATCGAGCGCCGAGTCCGCGCGTGGTCACGCCGGCATGAGTGCGAGGTCTACTTCAACAATGGCGACCCGACGATCAGCGGCGGGCGCAACTTCCAGCTGAACATCTGCAAGACGCCACTGCTCTGCTTCGTCGACGACGACGTCACCGTGCACGGCGACCTCTTTCCGGCGCTCGAGCAGGCGATGCGCACCGTGCCGGTCGGCATCATCGGCGCCCGGTCCTACGTCGAGGATAGTGACACCCTCTTCAAGCCCCGCGACCAGACGCCGCACGTGATCGCGCCCGAACTGCGCTACATGAACGTCCAGGGCATGCTCGCTGCCGGCTACACCAACCTCTTCCGCGACGTGGGGGGCTTCAACCACCGCCGGCGCTTCTGGGGCGAGTGGACCGAGCTCAACCTGCGAATGTGGCGCCACGGCTTCCCCACCGGCTACGTCATGGACGGTGGCTACCTGCGCCACTGGGAGAAGGCGCCGGAGTCGCCCACGCGCAACATGGAAGGCCGCGCGCGCCATGTGCTCTGGGGGCTCATCTGTACCGCGATGGAGTACGACGCGGTTGATATCTCGGCAGCGACCGCCTCGTTTTGGCAACTCGTCGAGGAGCGGTACCTGCCCTACTCGTTCGGTGAGACGCTGACCAACGGCGAGCTCCTGCGGGCGACCCTCGAGCTGCTACCGGAGCTCTCGGCCTCGATGCCAGCGATCATGGCGCAGCGGCTGGAATCGGCGTCGCATCCGTTCGACTTCAAGCCCTTCCATCCGATCGATGCCGCGGATGTGCAGCGAGTCCTCCCGTCGGCGAAGAAGAAGATCGTCCCCTACCGCGAGGCAGTGTGGGCGCGACCCTCCGCCACCGGACGGATTGTGGCCGGCCTCTGGCGGAGATTGCGCGGGGGGCGCAACACGCCCCGGGGATAA
- a CDS encoding PIG-L family deacetylase, translated as MSGRRFPAIALLFGMVLSTVASAAGQDAGAGTGGAIQRAQEARLAGTWRRVLMIGAHPDDEDTELLTILTRDRGIETAYLSLTRGEGGQNLIGSELGRALGVLRTEELLAARTLDGGRQFFTRAYDFGFSKSAEETFRFWPHDSLIKDAVRIIRRFKPQVVIGVWSGTPRDGHGHHQVAGIVAREAFDAAGDPARYPELQREEGLVPWAPAKFYRSGRMDATAPAEVLDGGVIDAAEGQSMHQIAARSRSKHRSQDMGQLEDLGPSRVRVILEATAPGIVAKDDSLFAGIPATAPLPDDPHRAVVALADAGVILDATTDDDEVVRGQELTVTVSVWNGGSRPVRADMSPLRQDGWTMRNEGCVGALGVVAPGELKRCTYHVTVWDNAPPSTPYFLRNGLEVAMYRWGKDATVLGEPFEPPPVRARFTITTASGETVSTVREVQARSLDQGLGEVRRPIQVVPRIAVDLSPDKLLWPVGVRARTFRVSLEHLAKDSSLAEVTLVVPPGWTAPKPQRVVLRREGERAAADFVVGVPAHAPPGDYEIGANVAVGPDTLSLGVYRIRYPHVPPRNIVTRAMSIVVLAPVALPRARKIGYVRGAADRVPEALLNTGVPVRLLTGDALERAPLDSFSVIVIGARAYEVDASLQRAHGRLMTWLERGGTLVVQYQQYPFIRGGFAPLPFTIASPHDRVTDEDAPVKLLAPSSPLLRTPNRIGPKDFDGWIQERGLYFARNWDRTWTPLLEMHDSGDVAREGSLLVGRRGRGTVIYTGIAFFRELPAAVPGAWRLFMNLLDAGAPRPGRRP; from the coding sequence ATGAGCGGCCGACGCTTCCCCGCAATCGCCCTGCTGTTCGGCATGGTGCTCTCCACGGTCGCCTCGGCGGCGGGCCAGGATGCCGGTGCCGGAACCGGGGGCGCAATCCAGCGGGCGCAGGAGGCGCGGCTCGCCGGCACCTGGCGTCGGGTCCTGATGATCGGGGCGCACCCCGACGATGAGGACACCGAACTCCTCACCATTCTCACCCGCGATCGAGGGATCGAAACCGCCTACCTCTCGCTGACGCGGGGCGAAGGCGGCCAGAACCTGATCGGGAGCGAACTCGGGCGCGCCCTCGGCGTGCTGCGGACCGAGGAACTGCTCGCGGCCCGCACGCTCGATGGCGGTCGCCAGTTCTTCACGCGCGCCTACGACTTCGGCTTCTCGAAGAGTGCCGAGGAGACGTTCCGTTTCTGGCCTCACGATTCGCTGATCAAGGATGCGGTGCGGATCATTCGTCGCTTCAAGCCGCAGGTCGTGATCGGGGTCTGGTCGGGAACACCGCGCGATGGACATGGTCATCACCAGGTGGCCGGCATCGTGGCGCGCGAAGCCTTCGATGCCGCGGGCGATCCGGCACGCTATCCGGAACTGCAGCGCGAGGAAGGACTGGTGCCATGGGCGCCGGCGAAGTTCTATCGCAGCGGCCGGATGGATGCCACGGCACCGGCCGAGGTGCTGGATGGCGGAGTGATCGACGCGGCCGAAGGGCAGTCGATGCATCAGATCGCGGCGCGGAGCCGCTCGAAACACCGCTCGCAGGACATGGGTCAACTGGAAGATCTCGGACCGTCGCGCGTGCGGGTGATTCTCGAGGCCACCGCACCGGGGATCGTCGCGAAGGACGACTCGCTCTTCGCCGGAATCCCGGCGACGGCCCCGCTTCCCGACGACCCGCATCGCGCGGTGGTCGCACTGGCCGACGCCGGGGTGATCCTCGACGCCACGACCGATGATGACGAAGTGGTCCGTGGCCAGGAACTGACGGTGACCGTCTCGGTGTGGAATGGCGGAAGCCGCCCGGTGCGTGCCGACATGAGCCCGCTGCGCCAGGACGGCTGGACCATGCGCAACGAGGGGTGCGTCGGGGCGCTTGGCGTCGTGGCACCCGGCGAGCTCAAGCGGTGCACGTATCACGTGACCGTCTGGGACAACGCGCCACCCAGCACGCCGTACTTCCTGCGCAACGGGCTCGAAGTCGCGATGTATCGCTGGGGCAAGGACGCCACCGTGCTGGGCGAGCCGTTCGAGCCGCCGCCGGTGCGTGCGCGTTTCACGATCACGACCGCGAGTGGCGAAACCGTCAGCACCGTGCGCGAGGTGCAGGCACGCTCGCTGGATCAGGGCCTCGGGGAAGTGCGCCGACCGATTCAGGTGGTGCCGCGGATCGCCGTCGATCTCTCGCCCGACAAGTTGCTGTGGCCGGTCGGGGTGCGGGCCCGCACCTTCCGCGTCTCGCTCGAGCACCTCGCCAAGGATTCGTCACTGGCCGAGGTGACGTTGGTGGTGCCGCCGGGGTGGACCGCGCCGAAGCCGCAGCGCGTTGTGCTGCGTCGGGAAGGGGAGCGGGCGGCCGCCGACTTCGTGGTTGGCGTGCCGGCCCACGCACCACCCGGCGATTACGAAATCGGCGCGAATGTCGCGGTCGGCCCCGACACGCTCTCGCTCGGCGTGTACCGCATCCGCTATCCGCATGTGCCGCCGAGAAATATCGTCACCCGCGCGATGAGCATCGTGGTCCTCGCCCCCGTCGCCCTGCCGCGTGCCCGGAAGATCGGCTACGTGCGTGGCGCGGCCGATCGCGTCCCCGAGGCACTGCTGAACACCGGCGTTCCGGTGCGCCTCCTGACGGGCGATGCCCTCGAGCGCGCGCCGCTCGACTCGTTCTCCGTCATCGTCATCGGCGCCCGGGCCTACGAAGTCGATGCCTCGCTGCAGCGCGCCCACGGACGGCTGATGACCTGGTTGGAACGCGGCGGCACACTGGTCGTGCAATACCAGCAGTATCCCTTCATCCGTGGCGGCTTTGCGCCGCTCCCCTTCACGATCGCCTCGCCGCATGATCGGGTCACCGATGAGGACGCGCCCGTGAAGCTGCTGGCCCCGAGCTCGCCGCTCTTGCGGACGCCGAACCGCATCGGCCCGAAGGACTTCGACGGCTGGATCCAGGAGCGCGGGCTCTACTTTGCCCGCAACTGGGACCGGACGTGGACGCCGCTCCTCGAGATGCACGACAGCGGCGATGTCGCGCGCGAGGGGAGTCTCCTCGTCGGGCGTCGCGGCCGCGGGACGGTGATCTACACCGGGATCGCCTTCTTCCGTGAACTGCCCGCGGCGGTTCCCGGGGCCTGGCGCCTCTTCATGAACCTGCTCGATGCCGGTGCACCGCGCCCGGGACGCCGACCGTGA
- a CDS encoding MFS transporter, giving the protein MSHAADGHTKQEQLRQLWVLIAVNLVDMLGFAMILPLLPFYALHLKATPEMVGWMIASFSIAQLIASPVWGRVSDKYGRRPALLIGLSASAVAFLVFGLANALWLLFLSRIVQGAGGGTTGVAQAYVSDTVAPADRARALGWLSAATAAGVMIGPAIGSFASHFGREMPGFIAAGLCFLNVLAAWKWLPESRRPEDRAAPKPRKPIWHAAWMVIRHPAGKAARLIWIYGTGMLAFSLLTSVLALWLDARFGVTEENIGYFFVYNGLLSLVLRSLLLGPVVDRIGETRAMRLGAFILAIGLMLYTVAPSIWVLAMIIPLVPIGTALLFPASTSLLSHATEPEELGTTMGVAQTFAGIARIIAPIAGTSAFQRIGVNAPFIVGGVTMLGVALLSWRFVRPPVPAAA; this is encoded by the coding sequence GTGAGTCATGCCGCCGACGGCCACACCAAGCAGGAACAGCTTCGGCAGCTCTGGGTGTTGATTGCGGTCAATCTGGTGGACATGCTCGGCTTCGCGATGATCCTCCCGTTGCTCCCGTTTTACGCCCTCCACCTCAAGGCGACGCCGGAGATGGTCGGCTGGATGATCGCCTCGTTCTCGATCGCGCAACTGATTGCCTCGCCGGTGTGGGGGCGCGTCTCCGACAAGTACGGCCGCCGTCCGGCGCTGCTGATCGGCCTGTCCGCGTCGGCCGTCGCGTTCCTCGTCTTCGGCCTCGCCAATGCCCTCTGGCTGCTCTTCCTCTCGCGCATCGTGCAGGGCGCCGGCGGCGGGACCACGGGCGTGGCCCAGGCCTACGTCTCGGATACGGTGGCGCCGGCCGATCGGGCGCGCGCTCTCGGCTGGCTCTCGGCCGCGACGGCGGCCGGCGTGATGATCGGACCGGCGATCGGTTCGTTCGCGTCCCACTTCGGCCGGGAGATGCCGGGGTTCATCGCCGCGGGGCTCTGCTTCCTCAACGTGCTGGCCGCGTGGAAGTGGCTGCCGGAATCGCGCCGCCCCGAGGACCGGGCCGCGCCGAAGCCGCGCAAGCCCATCTGGCACGCGGCGTGGATGGTGATTCGCCATCCCGCCGGCAAGGCGGCGCGGCTGATCTGGATTTACGGCACCGGCATGCTCGCCTTCTCGCTCCTCACCTCGGTGCTGGCGCTCTGGCTCGATGCCCGCTTCGGCGTGACCGAAGAGAACATCGGCTACTTCTTCGTCTACAACGGCCTCCTCTCGCTGGTGCTCCGCTCGCTGCTGCTCGGGCCGGTCGTCGACCGCATCGGGGAGACGCGTGCCATGCGGCTCGGGGCGTTCATCCTGGCGATCGGCCTCATGCTCTACACGGTGGCGCCGTCGATCTGGGTCCTCGCGATGATCATCCCGTTGGTCCCGATCGGGACGGCGCTGCTCTTTCCCGCGTCCACGTCGCTGTTGTCGCATGCGACGGAACCGGAGGAACTGGGGACCACGATGGGGGTGGCGCAGACCTTCGCCGGCATCGCGCGGATCATCGCCCCGATCGCCGGGACCTCGGCCTTCCAGCGGATTGGCGTGAACGCTCCCTTCATCGTCGGGGGGGTCACGATGCTCGGCGTGGCCCTCCTTTCCTGGCGATTCGTCCGACCCCCGGTCCCGGCGGCGGCGTAG
- a CDS encoding HAD hydrolase family protein, translated as MSARWIVSDIDGTLLDETERCPLPADFLVEVRATHRVVLASSRTVEEIREVAAALGWPAVPCIAEDGQVIVDGAGRVTRLGMTTAELLERLDRAALGTAARAMMQPTPKRLASILIPAAAASQFELGVPEAGIRVTMGGRWATITDARWNKGRAAIALLREMHDPPWAAIGNGANDRSLLLAANQRFAIREADGTHHPLLATIPGVVLLTRLGPLGWPEMVSLLPTTPMLPAEPEGRHAPSSLDHHRPHDSRA; from the coding sequence GTGTCCGCGCGCTGGATCGTCTCCGATATCGACGGCACGCTGCTGGACGAGACGGAGCGATGCCCGCTCCCGGCGGACTTTCTGGTCGAGGTCAGGGCGACGCATCGCGTCGTGCTGGCCTCGAGTCGTACGGTCGAGGAAATCCGCGAGGTCGCGGCGGCGCTCGGCTGGCCCGCCGTACCCTGCATCGCGGAGGATGGGCAGGTCATCGTCGATGGCGCGGGGCGGGTCACGCGACTGGGAATGACGACCGCGGAACTGCTGGAACGACTCGACCGTGCCGCGTTGGGCACCGCGGCTCGGGCCATGATGCAACCGACCCCAAAGCGCCTGGCGAGCATTCTCATTCCAGCCGCTGCGGCGTCACAGTTTGAACTCGGGGTTCCGGAAGCGGGAATTCGGGTTACGATGGGAGGGCGGTGGGCAACGATTACCGATGCAAGGTGGAACAAGGGCCGTGCCGCCATCGCGCTCCTGCGCGAGATGCACGACCCGCCGTGGGCGGCCATCGGCAACGGCGCCAACGATCGTTCGCTGCTCTTGGCGGCGAATCAGCGCTTTGCGATCCGCGAGGCGGACGGCACCCACCACCCGCTGTTGGCGACGATTCCCGGCGTCGTCCTCCTGACCCGCCTCGGCCCGCTGGGCTGGCCCGAGATGGTGTCCCTGCTGCCGACCACCCCGATGCTCCCCGCGGAGCCGGAGGGCCGACATGCTCCATCCTCGCTGGACCATCACCGCCCTCACGATTCCAGGGCGTGA
- a CDS encoding DUF971 domain-containing protein yields the protein MSPENNRITRGGAVLPRAIRRRGPILEVQWDDQGHLGAFETRAVRLACPCAGCVEEMTGRPLLDPATVPLDVTAEALEPVGGYGLRIRWSDGHSTGIYTYGFLLARCPCPACRASRG from the coding sequence ATGAGCCCTGAAAATAACCGAATCACCCGCGGGGGCGCCGTGCTCCCTCGTGCCATCCGCCGTCGGGGCCCGATTCTCGAGGTCCAGTGGGACGATCAGGGCCACCTGGGCGCCTTCGAGACACGGGCGGTTCGGCTGGCCTGTCCCTGTGCCGGCTGCGTCGAGGAGATGACCGGGCGCCCCCTGCTGGACCCCGCCACCGTGCCGCTCGACGTCACGGCGGAGGCCCTCGAGCCGGTGGGTGGCTACGGCCTGCGAATCCGCTGGAGTGACGGCCACAGCACAGGGATCTACACCTACGGCTTCCTGCTGGCCCGTTGCCCCTGTCCGGCCTGCAGGGCGAGTCGCGGCTGA